One Hyphomicrobium album genomic window carries:
- a CDS encoding PilZ domain-containing protein, with amino-acid sequence MTPRAFRLSVNRAAKLLFGGSDGISGRILNLSKSGARVYIWGSSWVPQGFDLVDVFSGTKRKSKVIWRSPEALGVRFVDQAAWPDPEEPNPPPVFGSRAQPPHT; translated from the coding sequence ATGACACCAAGAGCTTTTCGCCTATCGGTCAACCGCGCCGCCAAACTGCTGTTCGGCGGCAGCGACGGTATCTCGGGCCGCATACTCAACCTATCGAAGAGCGGCGCCCGCGTTTACATCTGGGGCTCCAGCTGGGTACCGCAGGGCTTCGATCTGGTCGACGTCTTCTCGGGAACAAAGCGCAAATCGAAGGTCATCTGGCGGTCGCCCGAGGCCTTGGGGGTGCGCTTCGTCGATCAGGCCGCGTGGCCGGACCCGGAGGAGCCCAACCCGCCGCCCGTCTTCGGCAGCCGCGCGCAGCCCCCGCACACCTAG
- a CDS encoding class I SAM-dependent methyltransferase, protein MKMMSQTDYRRQPALLERAQGRIVGIGRIDESAVLDAYRRWAPVYDYTFGLVARQGRRHSVEVINQSRGRVLEVGVGTGLSLPDYKKQLEVVGIDLSPEMLEKARERVAGERLDHVTGLHEMDAGDLKFPDGSFDTVVAMFVMTVVPEPEVVMRELSRVTKPGGEVMLVNHFSQREGVRGWVERRMAPFADKIGWRSVFDISRVQVCDDLELVERKALRPLGLFTMLRFAKSDGVRRQVAAE, encoded by the coding sequence ATGAAAATGATGTCGCAGACCGATTATCGCCGTCAGCCTGCCCTTCTCGAGCGCGCCCAGGGCCGCATCGTCGGCATCGGCCGTATCGATGAGAGCGCTGTGCTCGACGCCTACCGCCGCTGGGCACCCGTATACGACTACACATTCGGGCTTGTCGCCCGCCAGGGCCGCCGCCACTCCGTCGAAGTGATCAATCAGAGCCGCGGCCGCGTCCTCGAGGTCGGTGTCGGCACGGGTCTCTCGCTTCCCGACTACAAGAAGCAATTGGAAGTCGTCGGCATCGATCTGTCGCCCGAGATGCTCGAGAAGGCGCGCGAGCGCGTCGCCGGCGAGCGTCTCGATCACGTTACCGGCTTGCACGAGATGGATGCGGGCGACCTCAAGTTTCCCGACGGCTCGTTCGATACGGTTGTCGCCATGTTCGTGATGACTGTCGTCCCCGAGCCGGAGGTCGTCATGCGCGAGCTGTCGCGCGTCACCAAGCCGGGCGGCGAGGTGATGCTCGTCAATCACTTCAGCCAGCGTGAAGGCGTGCGCGGCTGGGTGGAGCGCCGTATGGCGCCCTTCGCCGACAAGATCGGCTGGCGCTCGGTGTTCGATATCTCGCGCGTGCAGGTATGCGACGACCTCGAGCTCGTAGAGCGAAAGGCACTACGCCCGCTCGGCCTGTTCACGATGCTGCGCTTCGCCAAGAGCGACGGCGTCCGCCGCCAGGTTGCCGCCGAATAA
- the mnmA gene encoding tRNA 2-thiouridine(34) synthase MnmA: protein MLENEPPGASSASASNPASEGRRRVVVAMSGGVDSSVVAALMHQAGHDVIGITLQLYDHGAASGRKGSCCAGQDIHDARRVADALGIPHYVLNYESRFSAAVIDSFAASYVAGETPIPCVTCNQQIKFRDLLDTAKELGADVLATGHYIQRREGPGGPQLSRAVDADRDQSYFLFATTPEQLRYLWFPLGGMPKAQVRALARDFALPVAEKADSQDICFVPTGRYTGIIERLKPDALKPGDIVHVDGRHLGRHEGIVNYTIGQRKGLRIPGPEPLYVVRLDAARNEVVVGPRDCLRTQGLLLRNTNWLGDEPLVSAAGDGLRIFARVRSSQAPQAATLFAEADGTTSVVLEDGEDGVAVGQACVFYASDDLDARLLGGGFIARTIAKQAGAAPATELSRADLNS from the coding sequence GTGCTTGAAAACGAGCCTCCCGGAGCCTCGAGCGCTTCCGCCTCCAATCCTGCTTCCGAGGGGCGGCGCCGCGTGGTCGTTGCCATGTCGGGGGGCGTTGATTCCTCGGTCGTCGCCGCGCTGATGCACCAGGCCGGACACGACGTTATCGGAATAACCCTGCAGCTCTATGATCACGGCGCCGCTTCCGGCCGGAAGGGAAGCTGCTGTGCCGGGCAGGACATCCATGACGCGCGCCGGGTTGCAGATGCGCTCGGCATTCCGCACTACGTCCTGAACTACGAGAGCCGCTTCTCAGCCGCCGTGATCGACAGCTTCGCGGCAAGCTACGTGGCCGGCGAGACGCCGATCCCGTGCGTCACCTGCAACCAGCAGATCAAGTTCCGCGACCTGCTCGACACCGCCAAGGAGCTCGGCGCCGACGTGCTGGCGACGGGCCACTACATCCAGCGCCGCGAGGGTCCGGGCGGCCCGCAGCTCTCCCGCGCTGTCGATGCCGACCGCGACCAGAGCTACTTCCTGTTCGCCACGACGCCCGAGCAGCTCCGCTATCTGTGGTTTCCGCTCGGCGGCATGCCGAAGGCGCAAGTGCGCGCGCTCGCCCGCGACTTCGCTCTGCCCGTCGCCGAGAAGGCCGACAGCCAGGACATCTGCTTCGTTCCGACGGGCCGCTATACCGGCATCATCGAGCGGCTAAAGCCCGACGCTTTGAAGCCCGGCGACATCGTGCATGTGGACGGCCGCCACCTGGGAAGGCACGAGGGCATCGTCAACTACACGATCGGGCAACGCAAAGGGTTGCGCATTCCCGGACCGGAGCCACTCTACGTGGTCCGCCTCGATGCGGCACGCAACGAGGTCGTAGTGGGACCGCGTGACTGCTTGCGCACCCAGGGGCTTCTCCTTAGAAACACTAATTGGCTGGGCGATGAGCCGCTTGTGAGCGCGGCCGGAGACGGGTTGCGCATCTTCGCGCGAGTTCGCTCCTCGCAAGCCCCGCAGGCGGCAACACTTTTTGCCGAGGCGGACGGAACGACGTCGGTTGTGCTAGAAGACGGCGAGGATGGGGTCGCGGTGGGGCAGGCTTGCGTGTTTTACGCCAGCGACGATCTTGACGCTCGCCTCTTGGGCGGCGGTTTCATCGCCCGAACGATCGCGAAGCAGGCCGGCGCGGCGCCGGCGACGGAGCTGAGCCGCGCGGACTTGAACAGTTGA
- the sciP gene encoding CtrA inhibitor SciP — protein sequence MTEQQMRARVRYVIGPDGSPLTIADLPPRDTKRWVIRRKAEVVAAVRGGLLSIEEACDRYKLTVDEFLSWQRSIDKHGLPGLRATRVQEYRD from the coding sequence ATGACCGAGCAACAGATGAGAGCGCGGGTGCGCTACGTTATCGGGCCCGATGGGAGTCCGCTGACGATTGCGGATCTACCTCCTCGAGATACGAAGCGCTGGGTGATCCGCCGCAAGGCGGAAGTGGTTGCCGCTGTTCGCGGTGGCCTGCTCAGCATCGAGGAGGCTTGCGACCGCTACAAGCTGACCGTCGACGAGTTTCTGTCCTGGCAGCGGTCGATCGACAAGCACGGGCTTCCGGGCCTGCGGGCAACGCGCGTCCAAGAGTATCGCGACTAG
- a CDS encoding flagellar export protein FliJ has product MKARESALRLKRFAADEKARKVADLEHMIREFDGMASDLDRQIKAEEERTGVRDPAHFSYSTFAKSASQRRDNLRASADGLKAKLEAALKERDDALEQVARADSPAGHDQLRNRRRAERTPASVLR; this is encoded by the coding sequence ATGAAAGCACGTGAATCGGCGCTGAGACTGAAGCGCTTCGCCGCCGACGAGAAAGCACGCAAAGTCGCCGATCTGGAACATATGATCCGCGAATTCGACGGTATGGCCAGTGACCTCGATCGGCAGATCAAGGCCGAGGAAGAGCGCACCGGCGTCCGCGATCCAGCGCATTTCTCCTATTCCACCTTCGCCAAGTCGGCGAGCCAGCGTCGCGACAACCTGCGGGCCTCCGCCGACGGTCTCAAGGCCAAGCTCGAGGCGGCCCTGAAGGAGCGGGACGATGCGCTGGAGCAGGTCGCCCGTGCCGATTCGCCGGCCGGTCACGATCAGCTGCGCAACCGCCGCCGGGCCGAACGCACGCCGGCGTCCGTTCTGCGCTAA
- the ctrA gene encoding response regulator transcription factor CtrA, with amino-acid sequence MRVLLIEDDSATAQSIELMLQSEGFNVYTTDLGEEGVDLGKLYDYDIILLDLNLPDMSGYEVLKTLRVAKVGTPILILSGLAGIEDKVRGLGFGADDYMTKPFHKDELVARIHAIVRRSKGHAQSVIETGDLRVNLDTKTVDVNGARVHLTGKEYQMLELLSLRKGTTLTKEMFLNHLYGGMDEPELKIIDVFICKLRKKLQAATGGQHYIETVWGRGYVLRDPSDDNSAVTAA; translated from the coding sequence ATGAGAGTCCTTTTGATCGAGGACGACAGTGCAACGGCGCAAAGCATCGAGCTGATGCTGCAGTCCGAAGGTTTCAACGTCTATACGACGGACCTCGGCGAAGAAGGCGTCGACCTCGGTAAACTCTACGACTACGACATCATCCTTCTCGATCTGAACCTTCCAGACATGAGCGGCTACGAGGTCCTGAAGACCCTTCGTGTCGCCAAGGTCGGGACACCGATCCTTATCCTTTCCGGCCTCGCCGGCATCGAGGACAAGGTTCGCGGCCTCGGCTTCGGTGCCGACGACTACATGACCAAGCCGTTCCACAAGGACGAGCTCGTCGCGCGCATCCACGCGATCGTGCGGCGCTCGAAGGGTCACGCGCAGTCCGTCATCGAGACGGGCGACCTGCGCGTCAACCTCGACACCAAGACCGTCGACGTCAACGGCGCGCGCGTGCATCTGACGGGCAAGGAATACCAGATGCTCGAGCTGCTCTCGCTCCGCAAGGGCACCACGCTCACCAAGGAGATGTTTCTCAATCATCTCTACGGCGGCATGGACGAGCCGGAGCTGAAGATCATCGACGTGTTCATCTGCAAGCTGCGCAAGAAGCTGCAGGCGGCCACCGGCGGTCAGCACTACATCGAAACCGTATGGGGACGCGGCTACGTGCTGCGCGACCCGAGCGACGACAACAGCGCAGTTACGGCCGCCTAA